A window of Malania oleifera isolate guangnan ecotype guangnan chromosome 5, ASM2987363v1, whole genome shotgun sequence contains these coding sequences:
- the LOC131155031 gene encoding uncharacterized protein LOC131155031 isoform X1, translated as MRICSGWRQLLLLLALIFFLSHLFSGVLELQQSSTVEDIHKKHSKKFDHLVLGPAAGQGLHDRLQCQGVKALNKTHFSTSSRISYSAESISFVTVFAVYNSSLNMHVDGRSSTLVAVGNATYNKVERSMAVLNVFINYIQVTMPQSTVIILTDPASEVSVHRNRVSLYPIKGEYSRDKLMLQRMKSYIAFLEARLEELSKGWGHANHYIFTDSDIAVVDDLGQIFHDYPNFHVALTFRNNKDQPLNSGFIAVRGTADGILRAKIFLRKVLKVYSSKYMNASRMLGDQLALAWIVKSHPSFDARRFVRPRAFVEEIDGASVLFLPCAIYNWTPPEGAGQFHGMPLDVKVVHFKGSRKRLMLESWNFFSSSFDISDTLCLILKSGRMKYDF; from the exons ATGAGAATATGTAGTGGATGGCGTCAACTCCTCTTGTTGCTGgctctcattttctttctttcccaTTTATTCTCTGGAG TTTTAGAATTGCAGCAAAGCTCAACCGTGGAAGACATCCATAAAAAGCACAGCAagaaatttgaccatctggttctTGGGCCAGCTGCTGGTCAGGGTTTGCACGATCGATTGCAGTGCCAAG GAGTCAAAGCTCTTAATAAGACCCATTTTTCGACCTCCTCCCGCATCTCTTATTCTGCAGAAAGCATTTCTTTTGTCACTGTCTTTGCTGTTTATAACAGCTCTCTCAACATGCATGTGGATGGTAGATCATCAACTTTGGTTGCTGTGGGGAATGCTACTTATAATAAGGTTGAGAGGTCAATGGCTGTTTTGAATGTCTTCATTAACTACATCCAG GTGACAATGCCCCAGAGCACTGTAATCATTCTAACTGATCCAGCATCTGAGGTTTCAGTGCACAGAAATAGGGTTAGTTTATATCCCATTAAAGGTGAATATTCACGGGACAAGTTGATGCTTCAAAGAATGAAGTCTTACATT GCCTTTCTGGAAGCAAGACTTGAGGAGCTTTCTAAGGGTTGGGGGCATGCTAATCATTACATCTTCACAGACTCAGACATAGCTGTGGTTGACGATCTAGGACAGATTTTTCATGATTACCCCAATTTTCATGTAGCTCTTACCTTCAGGAATAACAAAGACCAACCCTTGAATTCAGGATTTATAGCTGTAAGGGGCACTGCTGATGGTATTCTAAG GGCAAAGATTTTCCTACGGAAAGTGTTGAAAGTTTACAGCTCCAAATACATGAATGCCTCCCGAATGCTAGGCGATCAGTTAGCTCTTGCCTGGATTGTAAAATCTCATCCTTCCTTTGATGCAAGAAGGTTTGTTAGACCACGGGCTTTTGTTGAAGAAATTGATGGTGCTTCTGTCCTATTTTTACCCTGTGCTATTTACAATTGGACACCACCTGAGGGTGCAGGTCAATTTCATGGCATGCCTCTTGATGTTAAG GTTGTTCATTTCAAGGGGTCGAGAAAACGCTTAATGCTCGAGTCTTGGAACTTTTTCAGTTCTTCATTTGACATTTCAGATACTTTGTGCCTTATCTTGAAGAGCGGGagaatgaagtatgatttttga
- the LOC131155031 gene encoding uncharacterized protein LOC131155031 isoform X2 has protein sequence MRICSGWRQLLLLLALIFFLSHLFSGVLELQQSSTVEDIHKKHSKKFDHLVLGPAAGQGLHDRLQCQGVKALNKTHFSTSSRISYSAESISFVTVFAVYNSSLNMHVDGRSSTLVAVGNATYNKVERSMAVLNVFINYIQAFLEARLEELSKGWGHANHYIFTDSDIAVVDDLGQIFHDYPNFHVALTFRNNKDQPLNSGFIAVRGTADGILRAKIFLRKVLKVYSSKYMNASRMLGDQLALAWIVKSHPSFDARRFVRPRAFVEEIDGASVLFLPCAIYNWTPPEGAGQFHGMPLDVKVVHFKGSRKRLMLESWNFFSSSFDISDTLCLILKSGRMKYDF, from the exons ATGAGAATATGTAGTGGATGGCGTCAACTCCTCTTGTTGCTGgctctcattttctttctttcccaTTTATTCTCTGGAG TTTTAGAATTGCAGCAAAGCTCAACCGTGGAAGACATCCATAAAAAGCACAGCAagaaatttgaccatctggttctTGGGCCAGCTGCTGGTCAGGGTTTGCACGATCGATTGCAGTGCCAAG GAGTCAAAGCTCTTAATAAGACCCATTTTTCGACCTCCTCCCGCATCTCTTATTCTGCAGAAAGCATTTCTTTTGTCACTGTCTTTGCTGTTTATAACAGCTCTCTCAACATGCATGTGGATGGTAGATCATCAACTTTGGTTGCTGTGGGGAATGCTACTTATAATAAGGTTGAGAGGTCAATGGCTGTTTTGAATGTCTTCATTAACTACATCCAG GCCTTTCTGGAAGCAAGACTTGAGGAGCTTTCTAAGGGTTGGGGGCATGCTAATCATTACATCTTCACAGACTCAGACATAGCTGTGGTTGACGATCTAGGACAGATTTTTCATGATTACCCCAATTTTCATGTAGCTCTTACCTTCAGGAATAACAAAGACCAACCCTTGAATTCAGGATTTATAGCTGTAAGGGGCACTGCTGATGGTATTCTAAG GGCAAAGATTTTCCTACGGAAAGTGTTGAAAGTTTACAGCTCCAAATACATGAATGCCTCCCGAATGCTAGGCGATCAGTTAGCTCTTGCCTGGATTGTAAAATCTCATCCTTCCTTTGATGCAAGAAGGTTTGTTAGACCACGGGCTTTTGTTGAAGAAATTGATGGTGCTTCTGTCCTATTTTTACCCTGTGCTATTTACAATTGGACACCACCTGAGGGTGCAGGTCAATTTCATGGCATGCCTCTTGATGTTAAG GTTGTTCATTTCAAGGGGTCGAGAAAACGCTTAATGCTCGAGTCTTGGAACTTTTTCAGTTCTTCATTTGACATTTCAGATACTTTGTGCCTTATCTTGAAGAGCGGGagaatgaagtatgatttttga